Proteins from one Elephas maximus indicus isolate mEleMax1 chromosome 12, mEleMax1 primary haplotype, whole genome shotgun sequence genomic window:
- the OST4 gene encoding dolichyl-diphosphooligosaccharide--protein glycosyltransferase subunit 4 produces MITDVQLAIFANMLGVSLFLLVVLYHYVAVNNPKKQE; encoded by the coding sequence ATGATTACGGACGTGCAGCTCGCCATCTTCGCCAACATGCTGGGCGTGTCGCTCTTCTTGCTTGTCGTTCTTTATCACTACGTGGCCGTCAACAATCCCAAGAAGCAGGAATGA